The Gemmata palustris genome includes a region encoding these proteins:
- the atpG gene encoding ATP synthase F1 subunit gamma, which translates to MANLRVLVKRRKAVRNIRKITKTMELIATSRFQRALKRAQEAESYTRKIAELAADLSRNASEVSHPLLATRPVKKTLVLVITANRGLCGGYNGSVLREAVQVTRQLAAANAPFDLEAAGKRGIAFFKFQGVPRTHEYTNFEDKPTFAEVDAVASRYIDLYISGQIDEVKVAYTKFITAARQQAVVETLLPLSSVAVASSKPAAAAATPEAGGADAKTDYEFIPDAAEILEELVPAALKVRLFKMFLDAAVSEQIARRVAMKAATENAGDLIKDITRVYNRTRQANITKEISELIAGSEALK; encoded by the coding sequence ATGGCAAACCTTCGTGTCCTCGTGAAGCGCCGCAAGGCCGTGCGGAACATCCGCAAGATCACGAAGACGATGGAACTGATCGCGACCTCCCGGTTCCAGCGAGCCCTCAAGCGCGCGCAGGAAGCCGAGTCGTACACGCGCAAGATCGCCGAACTCGCGGCCGACCTGAGCAGGAACGCGAGCGAAGTGAGCCACCCGCTCCTCGCCACGCGCCCGGTGAAGAAGACGCTGGTGCTCGTCATCACCGCGAACCGCGGGCTGTGCGGCGGGTACAACGGGAGCGTCCTCCGCGAAGCGGTCCAGGTGACGCGCCAGCTCGCCGCGGCCAACGCGCCCTTCGATCTCGAAGCGGCCGGCAAGCGCGGGATCGCGTTCTTCAAGTTCCAGGGCGTCCCGCGGACCCACGAGTACACCAACTTCGAGGACAAGCCGACGTTCGCGGAAGTGGACGCGGTCGCGAGCCGGTACATCGACCTCTACATCTCCGGGCAGATCGACGAGGTGAAGGTCGCGTACACGAAGTTCATTACCGCCGCCCGACAACAAGCGGTCGTGGAAACGCTGCTCCCGCTGTCGTCGGTCGCGGTCGCGTCGAGCAAGCCCGCCGCGGCCGCAGCGACGCCGGAGGCGGGCGGAGCGGACGCGAAGACCGATTACGAGTTCATCCCGGACGCGGCCGAGATCCTCGAGGAACTGGTTCCCGCGGCCCTGAAGGTGCGCCTGTTCAAGATGTTCCTGGACGCGGCCGTGAGCGAGCAGATCGCCCGCCGCGTCGCGATGAAGGCCGCGACCGAGAACGCCGGCGACCTCATCAAGGACATCACGCGGGTCTACAACCGTACCCGCCAAGCGAACATTACGAAAGAGATTTCGGAACTCATCGCCGGGTCCGAAGCGCTGAAGTAA
- a CDS encoding ATP synthase F0 subunit B — protein MTTFVRTAGAIAVVLLLPALAPAADAPGAQKNILAPDLVNSIVTVVVFGALLAILYTFAWGPILKGLQAREEAQFQAIADAKKAKEEAAALRTQLAAELAKAADQVRAIMDEARRDADALKIAEREVGIKEAQAERERASRDLAIERDALLNEVSQRAVDLASIMATKAIRQQVTIEKQSSLVSESIAEVNTSASRA, from the coding sequence ATGACCACCTTTGTCCGGACGGCGGGCGCGATCGCCGTCGTCCTGCTGCTGCCGGCCCTGGCGCCGGCGGCCGACGCGCCCGGCGCGCAGAAGAACATCCTCGCGCCGGATCTCGTCAACTCGATCGTGACGGTGGTCGTGTTCGGCGCGCTGCTCGCGATCCTGTACACGTTCGCGTGGGGGCCGATCCTCAAGGGGCTCCAGGCCCGCGAGGAGGCGCAGTTCCAGGCCATCGCCGACGCGAAGAAGGCGAAGGAAGAAGCCGCCGCACTGCGGACGCAACTAGCGGCAGAACTGGCAAAGGCCGCCGACCAGGTGCGGGCGATCATGGACGAGGCCCGGCGGGACGCCGACGCCCTGAAAATCGCCGAGCGCGAGGTCGGGATCAAAGAGGCCCAGGCCGAGCGCGAGCGGGCCTCCCGGGATCTCGCGATCGAGCGCGACGCGCTCCTCAATGAAGTCAGCCAGCGAGCCGTGGACCTCGCCTCGATCATGGCGACCAAGGCCATCCGCCAGCAGGTGACAATCGAGAAGCAAAGTTCGCTGGTGAGCGAATCGATCGCGGAAGTGAACACGAGCGCGAGCCGGGCGTAA
- a CDS encoding DUF4912 domain-containing protein, which produces MKTAGSLTDRSKKELADMARGRGIRGWDGMDKPALLKALSKSSAGAIPAAKSAKIAAKPTVKVAAKVTKVKKAKPAPVKAAPVVPVKAAAPKSKPKVVAKSSPSSKSGVAGGKVKSPTPVAAAKPVAPAVSAAKPTTNGSHKSAPVVPATKSLIPPKPVVKPATKSLVPSRETAKDATANKPFNPVTKDRILLSVSNPYWLNAYWQLSDHSMQRAEAALRQDWHGARLIIRLFDVTSVDTTSTSETPVRDIILHGTGQNWYIDVPQPPRAYRADIGYVSRRGDFYVLARSNVVTPPKAGAGEAVDGLEAGWDDDDAKWKAERILAMSTGFESTGNPELRELFEERLGRPIGPPKQTAFGTGAVPPGSVKKFFFEIDAKLIVFGRTDPAAHLTLNNDPIKLNPDGTFRMTFNLPDSRQIIPAVAASADGVEERTIVLAVERNTKHLDPMIHDQMNEV; this is translated from the coding sequence ATGAAGACTGCTGGCTCGCTGACCGATCGGTCCAAGAAGGAACTGGCCGACATGGCCCGGGGCCGCGGCATTCGCGGCTGGGACGGGATGGACAAACCCGCTCTTCTCAAGGCGCTTTCCAAATCCTCTGCGGGTGCGATACCCGCGGCGAAATCGGCCAAAATTGCGGCGAAGCCTACCGTGAAAGTGGCGGCCAAAGTCACGAAGGTGAAGAAGGCCAAGCCCGCACCTGTGAAAGCCGCTCCGGTGGTGCCCGTTAAGGCCGCTGCGCCGAAATCGAAGCCCAAGGTGGTCGCGAAGAGTTCTCCCTCATCCAAGTCCGGAGTCGCCGGCGGGAAGGTTAAATCGCCCACTCCGGTCGCAGCAGCCAAGCCGGTTGCGCCCGCGGTGAGCGCGGCCAAGCCGACCACGAACGGCTCGCACAAATCCGCGCCCGTGGTGCCGGCCACCAAGTCACTCATTCCGCCGAAGCCGGTCGTCAAACCGGCCACCAAGTCGCTGGTTCCGTCCCGCGAAACCGCGAAAGACGCGACCGCGAACAAGCCGTTTAATCCGGTCACGAAGGACCGCATCCTTCTGTCGGTTTCCAACCCGTACTGGTTGAACGCCTACTGGCAACTTTCCGATCACTCGATGCAGCGCGCGGAAGCGGCGCTCCGTCAGGACTGGCACGGCGCCCGGCTCATCATTCGGCTGTTCGACGTCACGAGCGTCGATACGACCAGCACGTCCGAGACGCCGGTCCGGGACATCATTCTGCACGGCACCGGCCAGAACTGGTACATCGACGTGCCGCAACCGCCGCGTGCGTACCGGGCGGACATCGGTTACGTGTCGCGCCGCGGGGACTTTTACGTTCTCGCGCGCTCGAACGTGGTCACCCCGCCGAAGGCCGGCGCGGGTGAGGCCGTCGACGGCCTCGAAGCCGGCTGGGACGACGACGACGCGAAGTGGAAGGCCGAACGCATCCTCGCGATGTCCACCGGCTTCGAGTCCACCGGCAACCCGGAACTCCGCGAACTGTTCGAGGAGCGCCTGGGCCGCCCGATCGGGCCGCCGAAGCAGACCGCGTTCGGTACCGGGGCCGTTCCGCCGGGCAGCGTGAAGAAGTTCTTCTTCGAGATCGATGCGAAGCTGATCGTGTTCGGCCGCACCGATCCCGCCGCGCACCTGACGCTCAACAACGATCCGATCAAGCTGAACCCGGACGGCACGTTCCGCATGACGTTCAACCTGCCGGACAGCCGGCAGATCATCCCCGCCGTGGCCGCCAGCGCGGACGGCGTCGAGGAGCGCACAATCGTGCTCGCCGTCGAACGCAACACGAAGCACCTCGACCCCATGATCCACGACCAGATGAACGAAGTGTGA
- a CDS encoding AtpZ/AtpI family protein, translated as MNRDRGTSDYSGLALIGTAVTELVAPILIGVWVDNRFGWAPWGLVVGTTIGFVGGIGHLLVIASRADKTNKTKSGESDGPSKPPT; from the coding sequence GTGAACCGCGACCGCGGTACGAGCGATTACAGCGGGCTGGCCCTGATCGGGACGGCCGTGACCGAGCTCGTCGCTCCCATTCTGATCGGGGTCTGGGTGGACAACCGATTCGGCTGGGCGCCGTGGGGATTGGTGGTCGGTACGACGATCGGGTTCGTGGGCGGCATCGGGCATCTTTTGGTGATTGCCAGCCGCGCGGACAAAACGAACAAAACAAAGTCGGGCGAGAGCGACGGGCCGAGTAAACCGCCTACCTAG
- a CDS encoding F0F1 ATP synthase subunit alpha produces MASTKISAGEIISVLTNSISNFDRTVETRAVGQVLEVGDGIARCYGLSEVMAGELVDFPQAGIKGLAFNLEENSVAVIILGDYLKVTEGMEVRTTGELLSVPVGEGLIGRVVDPLGNPVDGKGPIATTKRRLVESPAPGIVDRQPVKQPLQTGIKAIDSMTPVGRGQRELIIGDRKTGKTAIAIDTIINQKEENVICVYVACGQMESKVAGVVEILRKTGAMDYTIVVVASASDAAPLQYYAPYAGAAMAEFFTYEQGRDTLCVYDDLSKQAAAYRQLSLLVRRPPGREAYPGDVFYAHSRLLERSAKLAEKWVIIDGNTDATNAGAHWGINKATNTIEKRGPGDEGMVYVGPGEKGGYDQAKHDLKHFPGAKIAKVAGSGGSLTALPIIETLEGEVSAYIPTNVISITDGQIYLQPDLKNAGVLPAVDVGISVSRVGGNAQIGAMKHKTVAGGLKLALAQFRELEAFAQLGTDLDKVTQAQLDRGYRMVEILKQGQYKPLNVIDQIMIIYAGNSGGLDKVDRKKVKDWEDQFLKFMKEQKPETRALLAKEKKMTDEVLKALDAAIAEFQPQFKA; encoded by the coding sequence ATGGCATCAACTAAGATCAGCGCCGGCGAGATCATCAGTGTCCTGACCAACTCGATCAGCAACTTCGACCGCACGGTCGAAACGCGCGCCGTCGGGCAGGTGCTCGAGGTGGGCGACGGCATCGCCCGGTGCTACGGGCTGTCCGAGGTCATGGCCGGCGAGCTCGTGGACTTCCCGCAGGCCGGGATCAAGGGCCTCGCGTTCAACCTCGAAGAGAACTCGGTCGCCGTCATCATCCTCGGCGACTACCTGAAGGTCACCGAGGGGATGGAGGTCCGGACCACGGGCGAGCTGCTCTCCGTGCCGGTCGGCGAGGGGCTGATCGGCCGCGTGGTGGACCCGCTCGGCAACCCGGTCGACGGCAAGGGGCCGATCGCGACCACGAAGCGCCGGCTCGTCGAGAGCCCGGCCCCCGGGATCGTCGACCGCCAGCCCGTGAAACAGCCGCTCCAGACGGGCATCAAGGCCATCGACTCGATGACCCCCGTGGGCCGCGGCCAGCGCGAGCTCATCATCGGCGACCGCAAGACGGGCAAGACCGCCATCGCGATCGACACGATCATCAACCAGAAGGAAGAGAACGTCATCTGCGTGTACGTCGCGTGCGGGCAGATGGAATCGAAGGTCGCGGGCGTGGTCGAGATCCTGCGGAAGACGGGCGCGATGGACTACACCATCGTGGTCGTCGCGTCCGCGTCCGACGCGGCCCCGCTCCAGTACTACGCGCCCTACGCGGGCGCGGCGATGGCCGAGTTCTTCACCTACGAGCAGGGCCGCGACACGCTGTGCGTGTACGACGACCTCTCGAAGCAGGCCGCCGCGTACCGGCAGCTCTCGCTGCTCGTCCGCCGGCCCCCGGGCCGCGAGGCGTACCCCGGCGACGTGTTCTACGCCCACTCCCGCCTGCTCGAGCGGTCCGCGAAGCTGGCCGAAAAGTGGGTCATCATTGACGGCAACACCGACGCTACGAACGCCGGCGCCCACTGGGGCATCAACAAGGCCACCAACACGATCGAGAAGCGCGGGCCGGGCGACGAGGGCATGGTCTACGTCGGGCCGGGCGAAAAGGGCGGGTACGACCAAGCCAAGCACGACCTGAAGCACTTCCCCGGCGCGAAGATCGCGAAGGTCGCGGGGAGCGGCGGGTCGCTGACCGCGCTGCCGATCATCGAAACCCTCGAAGGCGAAGTGTCGGCGTACATCCCGACGAACGTGATCTCGATCACCGACGGCCAGATCTACCTCCAGCCCGACCTGAAGAACGCCGGCGTGCTGCCCGCGGTGGACGTCGGCATCTCGGTGTCGCGCGTCGGCGGGAACGCCCAGATCGGTGCGATGAAGCACAAGACGGTCGCCGGCGGGTTGAAGCTGGCGCTCGCGCAGTTCCGCGAGCTCGAAGCGTTCGCCCAGCTCGGTACCGACCTCGACAAGGTGACGCAGGCCCAACTCGACCGCGGGTACCGCATGGTCGAGATCCTGAAGCAGGGGCAGTACAAGCCGCTGAACGTGATCGACCAGATCATGATCATCTACGCCGGGAACAGCGGCGGGCTGGACAAGGTCGATCGCAAGAAGGTGAAGGACTGGGAGGACCAGTTCCTCAAGTTCATGAAGGAGCAGAAGCCGGAAACCCGTGCCCTGCTCGCCAAAGAAAAGAAGATGACCGACGAGGTTCTCAAGGCGCTGGACGCGGCCATCGCCGAGTTCCAACCGCAGTTCAAGGCCTGA
- the atpD gene encoding F0F1 ATP synthase subunit beta, producing MVSTATKSGKIVQIIGSTFDVEFEEGHLPAIYNALKISTKTAGGTSINLTGEVQQHLGGSRVRCVALGSTDGLVRGIDVEDTGGPVSVPVGLETLGRVFNLLGDPIDGGGPVKTEGKRSIHREPPKFDELSPKSEVLVTGIKVIDLLTPLARGGKAGLFGGAGLGKTVILTELINRIAKIYKGYSVFAGVGERTREGNDLWLEMQETKTSAAADAKSVLESCAMVFGQMNEPPGARLRVALSALTMAEWFRDVTGTETLLFVDNIFRFSQAGSEVSALLGRMPSAVGYQPTLATEMGELQERITTTKDGAITSVQAVYVPADDPTDPAPANTFQHLDAFIYLERSISEKGIYPAIDPLASNSRLLDPQFVGERHFAVADRVKRILQRYRELQDIIAILGVEELSEEDKKVVARARRIERFLSQPFFVAEPFTGKPGNFTKLEDTIRSFEELCDGKWDNVPEGAFMYVGTIEEVAAAAEEAAKKAGK from the coding sequence ATGGTTTCCACCGCAACGAAGTCCGGCAAGATCGTGCAGATCATCGGGTCCACGTTCGACGTGGAGTTCGAGGAGGGGCACCTGCCCGCGATCTACAACGCGCTGAAGATCAGCACGAAGACCGCGGGCGGCACCAGCATCAACCTCACCGGCGAAGTGCAGCAGCACCTGGGCGGCAGCCGCGTGCGGTGCGTCGCCCTCGGGAGCACCGACGGCCTGGTCCGCGGGATCGACGTCGAGGACACCGGCGGCCCGGTCTCGGTGCCGGTCGGCCTCGAGACGCTGGGCCGGGTGTTCAACCTGCTCGGCGACCCGATCGACGGCGGCGGCCCGGTCAAGACCGAGGGCAAGCGGTCGATCCACCGCGAACCACCGAAGTTCGACGAGCTGTCGCCGAAGTCCGAAGTGCTGGTCACCGGCATCAAGGTCATCGACCTGCTCACGCCGCTCGCGCGTGGTGGTAAGGCCGGTCTGTTCGGCGGGGCCGGTCTGGGCAAGACGGTCATTCTCACCGAGCTGATTAACCGCATCGCGAAGATCTATAAGGGTTACTCGGTGTTCGCGGGGGTCGGCGAGCGGACCCGCGAAGGGAACGACCTCTGGCTCGAAATGCAGGAAACGAAGACCAGCGCCGCGGCCGACGCGAAGAGCGTGCTCGAGAGCTGCGCGATGGTGTTCGGCCAGATGAACGAGCCGCCGGGCGCCCGCCTCCGCGTCGCGCTGTCGGCCCTGACGATGGCCGAATGGTTCCGCGACGTGACCGGGACCGAAACGCTGCTGTTCGTGGACAACATCTTCCGGTTCTCGCAGGCCGGGTCGGAAGTGTCCGCGCTCCTCGGCCGTATGCCGAGCGCCGTGGGTTATCAGCCGACGCTCGCCACCGAAATGGGCGAGCTCCAGGAACGCATCACGACCACGAAGGACGGGGCCATCACCTCGGTACAAGCCGTGTACGTGCCGGCCGACGACCCCACCGACCCGGCCCCGGCCAACACGTTCCAGCACCTGGATGCGTTCATCTACCTCGAGCGGTCGATCTCCGAAAAGGGGATCTACCCGGCCATCGACCCGCTCGCGTCAAACAGCCGGCTGCTCGACCCGCAGTTCGTCGGTGAGCGCCACTTCGCGGTGGCCGACCGGGTGAAGCGCATCCTCCAGCGGTACCGCGAGCTCCAGGACATCATCGCGATCCTCGGGGTCGAAGAACTGAGCGAAGAGGACAAGAAGGTCGTGGCCCGCGCCCGCCGCATCGAGCGGTTCCTCAGCCAGCCGTTCTTCGTGGCCGAACCGTTCACCGGTAAGCCGGGCAACTTCACGAAGCTCGAGGACACGATCCGCAGCTTCGAGGAGCTGTGCGACGGCAAGTGGGACAACGTGCCGGAAGGCGCGTTCATGTACGTCGGCACGATCGAAGAGGTCGCCGCCGCCGCCGAGGAAGCCGCGAAGAAGGCCGGGAAGTAA
- a CDS encoding DUF1569 domain-containing protein codes for MPERRKLTFATLDDAVRDAENLLAKGYNRAGNWDLAQVCFHLAEWMRYPVEGFPKPPLLMRPVFWMARNTIARRMLRKVLEKGEMPPGAPTLKESVAPVGGDPAAAVAKLKAAAGRFKTHTGPFHPSPLLGVLSADEGNKVQVLHCEHHLSFLVPK; via the coding sequence ATGCCCGAGCGCCGGAAGCTGACCTTCGCCACGCTCGACGACGCGGTTCGCGACGCAGAGAACTTGCTCGCGAAAGGGTATAACAGGGCCGGAAATTGGGATCTGGCGCAGGTGTGTTTTCACCTCGCCGAGTGGATGCGGTACCCGGTCGAAGGGTTCCCGAAACCGCCCCTCCTGATGCGCCCCGTGTTCTGGATGGCACGCAACACGATCGCCCGCCGAATGCTCCGCAAGGTGTTGGAAAAAGGTGAGATGCCCCCGGGGGCCCCGACCCTGAAAGAGTCGGTCGCGCCGGTCGGGGGCGACCCGGCAGCGGCGGTCGCAAAACTGAAGGCCGCCGCCGGGCGGTTCAAAACACACACGGGGCCGTTTCACCCGTCCCCGTTGCTCGGCGTGCTGAGCGCCGACGAAGGAAACAAGGTGCAGGTGCTCCACTGTGAGCACCACCTGAGTTTCTTGGTTCCGAAGTAG
- the atpH gene encoding ATP synthase F1 subunit delta, with the protein MANVETKHETVLDAGTTRSRLARIYAESLLAAAAKKAPQAVDEVGAELSDFVREVVIENPTVGALIANPTIGKKAKTAALSAALEGRSSDLLRGLVAVLAHNSRLDLLRGIAAAYRGLLDDRAGRVRVRVASAVDLSDAQRSELTASLKKLLRQEPVLDVRVDPDLLGGLVIQVGDSVIDTSVRTRLRSLRTLLLDKGGSNGIN; encoded by the coding sequence ATGGCGAACGTCGAAACCAAACACGAGACGGTTCTGGACGCGGGGACCACGCGGTCGCGGCTCGCGCGCATCTACGCCGAGTCGCTGCTCGCGGCCGCGGCCAAGAAGGCGCCACAAGCCGTGGACGAGGTCGGGGCCGAACTGTCCGATTTCGTCCGCGAGGTGGTGATCGAGAACCCCACTGTCGGGGCGCTCATCGCGAACCCGACGATCGGCAAGAAGGCGAAAACGGCGGCCCTTTCTGCGGCCCTTGAGGGCCGCTCCTCGGACCTGCTCCGCGGGCTCGTCGCGGTCCTCGCGCACAACAGCCGGCTCGACCTGCTCCGCGGGATCGCTGCCGCGTACCGCGGGCTGCTCGACGACCGCGCCGGGCGGGTGCGGGTGCGGGTCGCGTCGGCCGTGGACCTCTCGGACGCCCAGCGGTCCGAACTCACCGCGAGCCTCAAAAAACTTTTGCGTCAGGAACCTGTTTTGGACGTGCGGGTGGACCCCGACCTGCTCGGCGGGTTGGTGATCCAGGTGGGCGATTCGGTCATCGACACCTCCGTCCGCACGCGCCTCCGGTCTCTCCGTACACTCTTGCTCGATAAGGGCGGCAGCAATGGCATCAACTAA
- the atpB gene encoding F0F1 ATP synthase subunit A: MAQDPLEHVLDHAWVGPITKHQILLVVAAIAVAVPYILLARRVKDGTPPRGPFWNFLEMLLLFIRDEVARPNIHGGHDHDEPHGVHDAITEQTHAHHGAVAKPHVHFADRYVPFLWTLFLFILGCNLLGMVPFLGSPTAELSVTLVLALAVFFVIHVSAIAKLGIGKYVMSYVPRLKGDNLVMTVFLSVLIVPLITVIEVMGAFIRAGVLAIRLFANIFAGHVALAVILTFALADPIAGGLSPGGTVAAVLMATALSVLELFVAFLQAFVFVLLTSIFLGMQLNPEH; the protein is encoded by the coding sequence ATGGCGCAGGATCCGCTCGAACACGTACTCGACCACGCCTGGGTCGGGCCGATCACCAAGCACCAGATTCTGCTGGTGGTTGCGGCGATTGCCGTTGCGGTTCCCTACATTTTGCTCGCGCGCCGCGTGAAGGACGGCACCCCGCCCCGGGGACCGTTCTGGAACTTCCTCGAAATGCTCTTGCTGTTCATCCGCGACGAAGTCGCGCGGCCGAACATCCACGGCGGGCACGATCACGACGAGCCGCACGGCGTTCACGACGCCATTACCGAACAAACACACGCTCACCACGGGGCAGTGGCCAAGCCGCACGTCCACTTTGCGGACCGCTACGTGCCGTTCCTGTGGACACTGTTTCTGTTCATCCTCGGGTGCAACCTGCTCGGGATGGTACCGTTCCTCGGCTCGCCGACGGCGGAACTGAGCGTCACGCTCGTTCTCGCACTGGCGGTGTTCTTCGTGATTCACGTGTCCGCGATCGCGAAACTCGGCATCGGCAAATACGTGATGTCGTATGTCCCGCGGCTCAAGGGCGACAACCTCGTAATGACCGTGTTCCTCTCGGTGCTGATCGTCCCGCTCATCACCGTCATCGAAGTGATGGGGGCGTTCATCCGGGCCGGGGTGCTCGCGATTCGTTTGTTCGCTAACATTTTTGCCGGGCACGTGGCTCTGGCCGTGATTCTGACGTTCGCTCTTGCTGACCCGATCGCCGGCGGGCTCTCGCCCGGTGGAACGGTCGCGGCCGTGCTTATGGCGACCGCGCTCAGCGTACTCGAACTGTTCGTCGCCTTCCTGCAGGCGTTCGTCTTCGTCCTGTTGACGTCGATTTTCTTGGGCATGCAACTGAACCCGGAACACTAA
- a CDS encoding ATP synthase F0 subunit C: MAAAEPVAPQQQPAASAANSGAGLGAGIGAGLAIVGAGIGIGLVGWSALAAIARQPEQKGAIQVNMIVMAALVEGAAIIALLVICYALVGKA; the protein is encoded by the coding sequence CTGGCCGCGGCCGAGCCCGTCGCTCCCCAGCAACAACCGGCCGCGTCCGCGGCCAACTCCGGTGCGGGCCTCGGGGCCGGTATCGGCGCCGGGCTGGCGATCGTTGGTGCGGGCATCGGCATCGGGCTCGTCGGTTGGTCCGCTCTGGCCGCCATCGCCCGCCAGCCGGAGCAAAAGGGTGCGATCCAGGTCAACATGATCGTTATGGCCGCGCTCGTTGAAGGGGCCGCCATCATCGCGCTGCTCGTGATCTGCTACGCCCTCGTCGGCAAAGCCTGA
- a CDS encoding FAD:protein FMN transferase translates to MLLDYLFADEPEAPSEFSLVRVSRRAMATTFEVAVPVGSHPDPVAAAEDALDLIDELEDQMTVYRDHSEVSRLNASASAAFVKIESQLFDLLSRCAIWTKETGGAFDIATGALTRAWGFYQRDPRVPAARDLVEAMRGTGFRHVLLNGDSRSVKFRVAGLELNLGAVGKGYALDRAAELLRTKWGVRSALLHGGGSSVCAIGTPPGDPRGWPIRLKHPHGAAVKPGFAGDRSRGEEEGSLGTVRLHSAGLGTSAATFQFFEYNGQKLGHLLDPRTGWPAAGTASASVVAPTAAEADAMSTAAFVLGAVGAEALTRLRPALGAVVATEEPAPAILPKEKGGQSHKVSATGTSSPLFPKGMGAEGVSLFSFNLAPDVYSPPDHAD, encoded by the coding sequence ATGCTCCTCGATTATCTCTTTGCGGACGAGCCAGAAGCGCCGAGCGAGTTTTCGCTGGTGCGCGTGTCGCGGCGCGCGATGGCGACCACGTTTGAAGTTGCAGTTCCCGTCGGTTCGCACCCCGATCCCGTTGCCGCCGCGGAAGACGCGCTCGATCTCATCGACGAACTCGAAGACCAAATGACCGTGTACCGCGACCACTCCGAAGTGTCGCGATTGAATGCGTCCGCGTCGGCGGCGTTCGTGAAGATCGAATCGCAGTTGTTCGATTTGCTCTCCCGCTGCGCGATCTGGACGAAAGAAACCGGCGGCGCGTTCGACATCGCCACCGGCGCGCTGACGAGAGCGTGGGGCTTTTATCAACGCGACCCGCGCGTACCCGCCGCACGCGACCTCGTCGAAGCGATGCGCGGCACCGGGTTCCGGCACGTTCTGCTGAATGGCGACAGCCGATCGGTGAAGTTCCGCGTTGCGGGCCTGGAACTGAACCTCGGCGCGGTGGGCAAGGGCTACGCGCTCGACCGCGCCGCGGAGTTGTTGCGCACGAAATGGGGCGTGCGATCCGCGCTGTTGCACGGGGGCGGGAGCAGCGTGTGCGCGATCGGCACGCCGCCGGGCGATCCGCGGGGCTGGCCGATTCGTTTGAAACACCCACATGGAGCGGCCGTGAAGCCCGGCTTTGCGGGCGACAGGTCGCGAGGCGAGGAGGAAGGTTCACTCGGTACGGTGCGCCTCCACAGTGCCGGGTTGGGGACTTCCGCGGCCACCTTCCAGTTCTTCGAGTATAACGGTCAGAAACTGGGCCACTTGCTCGACCCGCGTACCGGTTGGCCCGCGGCGGGGACCGCGAGCGCGAGCGTGGTTGCCCCCACCGCCGCAGAAGCCGACGCGATGTCCACGGCCGCGTTCGTGTTGGGTGCGGTGGGCGCGGAAGCACTCACTCGGTTGCGGCCTGCACTGGGTGCGGTGGTGGCGACAGAAGAACCTGCCCCGGCCATTCTCCCTAAAGAGAAGGGGGGGCAGAGTCACAAAGTCTCTGCGACTGGGACTTCTTCACCCCTCTTCCCTAAAGGAATGGGGGCTGAGGGAGTAAGTCTCTTTAGTTTCAACCTTGCTCCGGACGTCTACTCTCCTCCGGATCACGCGGACTGA